Part of the Aquimarina sp. TRL1 genome, TCTTTTGAGGTTTTTGTTTTTATCGTTTTATTTCGAAACAGGTATAAAACACTTACTTGATACTTATAACCTATTTTATTTATATCATACTCTTATGTCTAATACTCCGACCATTGCATTGCGCCCCCGATTCAAAGTAGCATTAAATTATACGAATAAGGATGCTTTACAACGTTTTGAAACGGCAAAAAAAGAACAAAAAGATGTTATTATAACAAGAGTAGATGATCATGTTTTTTTAAAAATACCTAAAAACCAACAGCATTTCTGGTCTCCTCAGCTTCATCTGGAAATCAATGAAAAAACAAGTAATAGTGCTATACTTTACGGCTTATTTGGTCCTAGTCCAACTGTCTGGACCTTATTTATGTTTTTACATTTTATCGTTGCCGCCATCTTTATAGCATGCAGTATCTGGACTTATAGTAACTGGTCATTGGGTACAGACTATGGAATTCAGTTATTCTTGACTTTGTTCATGGTACTAGTGTGGTTTATCTTATACGCAGCCGGAAGAATTGGTAGAGCAACTGGTAAAAAAGAGATGTACTTTCTATATGATTTTATGAATCACACCCTTCAATTAAAAAAATAACTATTTTTCTTTTACTGACCGTATACTTTCTATCACTACAGAACTCAGAATTAGCAACCCTCCAATAATGGTATAAAAACTCGGTATTTCATGAAGAAAAAAGATTCCTAAAATAATTCCATATATTGGCTGGATACAACTCATAATACTAGCAGTTGTAACCGTAAATTTCCTAAAACTTCTCAGAAATAATGTATGTCCTACTGCTGTGGTTAACAATGCTAATGCTAACACTGCCGGCCATTGTCGTGTTATCCCGGAACTATCCATAATCCATATTAACGGCAGGGACAATACTCCTATAATCACAACCTGATACCACATCAAAACTGAACCGTTATAATTACTTACTTTATTTTTCATTAAAATATTGCGCAAAGAATAACATATCGCAGAAAAAACTCCAAAACCAACAGCCTGCGTATTTGTATTTTGAACATCAAAATCCGGTACTAAAAAATAGATTCCTATCAGCACCAATACCGCCAACAGTAATTGCACTTTCTGAAAGCTTGTTTTTAATAGTAAAGGTTCTAAAATCGTTGTTATTACAGGAAATGTAAATAAAGATAACATTCCTATGGCCACATTAGAAAGTTGCAGGGCATAAAAATACGTAACCCAATGTACCCCCATTAGCACCCCGCTTAACAGCACTACTCCCCTGTCCTTATTAGCGATCGTAAAAGAGATGTTTCTCCATTTACAGAAAACAAATAATAATACTGCTGCCAGAAGTGCTCTAAACCCAATAATAACAGGGACAGGCATATCAATATACCGCCCTAACGGACCGGAAGTGGCAATAAAAAGGATCGCTAAATTTAATTCTAGGAGGTTTTTGAAGTTTCTGTTATTTGACAAGGCTAACGTATTAATGAAAAATTAGAAGTAAATTCTTTAGTAATGTTATTTTCGATATAGGTTACTTTAAACCAATAATCACTGGATGGCATTAATTTCCCATTGTACGTCCCATCCCAATTGCTACCAGTTCTGAGTTTTCTGATAAGTTTCCCATGTCTATCAAAAATGGAAGTATCTAATATAGAAATTCCTTGCTTTTCCGGAATAGCCCAGGAGTCATTCCACCCATCCCCATTAGGCGTAAAAAAAGAAGGATAATCTGCTGTTAAGGTAAGGTCAACACTAATTTCTCCACAAGAATACGTATCCCGTACTCGTATAATATGAGTTCCGTATTCTACAGCTGTAAATGTATTGGAGCTTTGCCATTCTCCTGTATTCAATTGGTATTCATACGTCCCATTTCCAGACACAGATACCGCTATCGTTGCACGATTGGAAAAT contains:
- a CDS encoding DMT family transporter, with the protein product MSNNRNFKNLLELNLAILFIATSGPLGRYIDMPVPVIIGFRALLAAVLLFVFCKWRNISFTIANKDRGVVLLSGVLMGVHWVTYFYALQLSNVAIGMLSLFTFPVITTILEPLLLKTSFQKVQLLLAVLVLIGIYFLVPDFDVQNTNTQAVGFGVFSAICYSLRNILMKNKVSNYNGSVLMWYQVVIIGVLSLPLIWIMDSSGITRQWPAVLALALLTTAVGHTLFLRSFRKFTVTTASIMSCIQPIYGIILGIFFLHEIPSFYTIIGGLLILSSVVIESIRSVKEK
- a CDS encoding GTP-binding protein; translated protein: MSNTPTIALRPRFKVALNYTNKDALQRFETAKKEQKDVIITRVDDHVFLKIPKNQQHFWSPQLHLEINEKTSNSAILYGLFGPSPTVWTLFMFLHFIVAAIFIACSIWTYSNWSLGTDYGIQLFLTLFMVLVWFILYAAGRIGRATGKKEMYFLYDFMNHTLQLKK